Proteins encoded in a region of the Bombyx mori chromosome 23, ASM3026992v2 genome:
- the LOC101742389 gene encoding aminoacylase isoform X1 — MFNLKRRTSGKIDPSVSTLQNYLRIRSVHPNVDYNECINFLKNEAEKIGLQVQVVEPLPKKPTLVMTWLGEQPELPSILLNSHMDVVPVFENSWKHPPFAAEIEDNVIYARGVQDMKSVGIQYIEAVRRLKETGVKLKRTVHLSFVPDEEIGGDTGMGKFVQTDVFKNMNVGFALDEGVASSNDDYLVFNGERIIWHVKITCPGKSGHGSLLLPDNCGEKLRYIIDKFMDLRQESVKKLADNPQLTIGDVTSVNLTMISGGIQNNVVPEQFTANFDLRIALNVDLKEFENMIQKWCTEAGRGVTYEFKQKDPYTTPTQLDDANIYWKAFKQTARELGMSIKPQTFTGGTDSRYLRELGIPALGFSPIHNTTPALHEHNEHLGLDVFINGIAVYQSIIRAVANA, encoded by the exons ATGAATGCATCAACTTCCTCAAAAATGAAGCTGAAAAGATTGGACTGCAAGTGCAAGTGGTCGAACCTTTGCCAAAGAAGCCGACGTTGGTAATGACCTGGTTAGGAGAGCAGCCTGAGCTGCCGAGCATATTACTCAACTCTCATATGGACGTGGTGCCTGTCTTCGAG AACAGCTGGAAGCATCCTCCCTTTGCTGCTGAAATAGAAGACAATGTAATTTACGCTAGAGGAGTTCAAGATATGAAGTCGGTTGGAATTCAGTACATTGAGGCCGTGAGGAGGCTGAAGGAAACCGGCGTCAAGCTCAAAAGGACTGTGCATCTGTCATTTGTACCCG ACGAGGAGATTGGTGGCGATACTGGAATGGGGAAGTTCGTTCAGACGGACGTCTTCAAAAATATGAATGTCGGGTTCGCTCTCGATGAGGGCGTCGCATCCTCTAACGATGACTACCTGGTCTTCAATGGCGAAAGAATAATTTGGc ATGTGAAAATCACTTGTCCCGGAAAATCCGGTCACGGTTCCCTTCTGCTCCCGGACAACTGCGGCGAAAAG TTGCGGTACATAATCGATAAGTTCATGGACCTGCGTCAGGAGTCCGTTAAAAAGTTGGCTGACAACCCACAGCTAACCATCGGTGACGTCACTAGCGTCAACCTCACCATGATCTCc GGAGGTATACAGAACAATGTGGTTCCTGAACAATTTACAGCCAACTTCGACCTTCGCATAGCTCTGAACGTCGATTTAAAAGAATTCGAAAATATG ATTCAGAAATGGTGTACTGAAGCTGGTCGCGGCGTCACGTACGAGTTTAAGCAGAAGGATCCTTACACCACACCAACTCAGCTAGACGATGCCAACATTTACTGGAAAGCGTTCAAACAAACCGCACGGGAACT AGGAATGTCAATTAAGCCTCAAACGTTTACGGGAGGCACCGACAGCCGATACCTTCGGGAACTTGGCATCCCGGCGCTGGGCTTCTCGCCGATACACAACACCACGCCCGCGCTGCATGAGCACAACGAGCATCTAGGCTTGGACGTCTTCATCAATGGAATAGCGGTGTACCAGAGCATCATAAGGGCTGTAGCTAATGCCTAA
- the LOC101742389 gene encoding aminoacylase translates to MLRIHTSSLKSDPSVSTLQNYLRIRSVHPNVDYNECINFLKNEAEKIGLQVQVVEPLPKKPTLVMTWLGEQPELPSILLNSHMDVVPVFENSWKHPPFAAEIEDNVIYARGVQDMKSVGIQYIEAVRRLKETGVKLKRTVHLSFVPDEEIGGDTGMGKFVQTDVFKNMNVGFALDEGVASSNDDYLVFNGERIIWHVKITCPGKSGHGSLLLPDNCGEKLRYIIDKFMDLRQESVKKLADNPQLTIGDVTSVNLTMISGGIQNNVVPEQFTANFDLRIALNVDLKEFENMIQKWCTEAGRGVTYEFKQKDPYTTPTQLDDANIYWKAFKQTARELGMSIKPQTFTGGTDSRYLRELGIPALGFSPIHNTTPALHEHNEHLGLDVFINGIAVYQSIIRAVANA, encoded by the exons ATGAATGCATCAACTTCCTCAAAAATGAAGCTGAAAAGATTGGACTGCAAGTGCAAGTGGTCGAACCTTTGCCAAAGAAGCCGACGTTGGTAATGACCTGGTTAGGAGAGCAGCCTGAGCTGCCGAGCATATTACTCAACTCTCATATGGACGTGGTGCCTGTCTTCGAG AACAGCTGGAAGCATCCTCCCTTTGCTGCTGAAATAGAAGACAATGTAATTTACGCTAGAGGAGTTCAAGATATGAAGTCGGTTGGAATTCAGTACATTGAGGCCGTGAGGAGGCTGAAGGAAACCGGCGTCAAGCTCAAAAGGACTGTGCATCTGTCATTTGTACCCG ACGAGGAGATTGGTGGCGATACTGGAATGGGGAAGTTCGTTCAGACGGACGTCTTCAAAAATATGAATGTCGGGTTCGCTCTCGATGAGGGCGTCGCATCCTCTAACGATGACTACCTGGTCTTCAATGGCGAAAGAATAATTTGGc ATGTGAAAATCACTTGTCCCGGAAAATCCGGTCACGGTTCCCTTCTGCTCCCGGACAACTGCGGCGAAAAG TTGCGGTACATAATCGATAAGTTCATGGACCTGCGTCAGGAGTCCGTTAAAAAGTTGGCTGACAACCCACAGCTAACCATCGGTGACGTCACTAGCGTCAACCTCACCATGATCTCc GGAGGTATACAGAACAATGTGGTTCCTGAACAATTTACAGCCAACTTCGACCTTCGCATAGCTCTGAACGTCGATTTAAAAGAATTCGAAAATATG ATTCAGAAATGGTGTACTGAAGCTGGTCGCGGCGTCACGTACGAGTTTAAGCAGAAGGATCCTTACACCACACCAACTCAGCTAGACGATGCCAACATTTACTGGAAAGCGTTCAAACAAACCGCACGGGAACT AGGAATGTCAATTAAGCCTCAAACGTTTACGGGAGGCACCGACAGCCGATACCTTCGGGAACTTGGCATCCCGGCGCTGGGCTTCTCGCCGATACACAACACCACGCCCGCGCTGCATGAGCACAACGAGCATCTAGGCTTGGACGTCTTCATCAATGGAATAGCGGTGTACCAGAGCATCATAAGGGCTGTAGCTAATGCCTAA
- the LOC101742637 gene encoding aminoacylase-1 — protein MLSFVISGSVKSDPSVSTLQNYLRIRSVHPNVDYNECINFLKNEAEKIGLQVQVVEPLPKKPTLVMTWLGEQPELPSILLNSHMDVVPVFENSWKHPPFAAEIENNVIYARGVQDMKSVGIQYIEAVRRLKENGVKLKRTVHLSFVPDEEIGGATGMGKFVQTDDFKNLNVGFALDEGVASPNDDYLVFNGERIIWHVKITCPGISGHGSLLLPDNCGEKLRYIIDKFMDLRQESVKKLADNPQLTIGDVTSVNLTMISGGIQNNVVPEQFTASFDLRIALNVDLKEFENKIQRWCTEAGRGVTYEFKQKDPYTTPTQLDDANIYWKAFKQTAQELRMSIKPQTFTGGTDSRYLRELGIPALGFSPIHNTTPALHEHDEHLGLDVFINGIAVYQSIIRAVANA, from the exons ATGCTCAGTTTCGTAATAAGTGGTTCAGTCAAGAGTGACCCCAGCGTCTCGACCTTACAGAACTATCTTAGAATACGTTCAGTACATCCGAACGTTGATTACA ATGAATGCATCAACTTCCTCAAAAATGAAGCCGAAAAGATTGGACTGCAAGTGCAAGTGGTCGAACCTTTGCCAAAGAAGCCGACGTTGGTGATGACCTGGTTAGGAGAGCAGCCTGAGCTGCCGAGCATATTACTCAACTCTCATATGGACGTGGTGCCTGTCTTCGAG AACAGCTGGAAGCATCCTCCCTTTGCTGCTGAAATAGAAAACAACGTAATTTACGCTAGAGGAGTTCAAGACATGAAGTCGGTTGGAATTCAGTACATTGAGGCCGTGAGGAGGCTGAAGGAAAACGGCGTCAAGCTCAAAAGGACTGTGCATCTGTCATTTGTACCCG ACGAGGAGATTGGTGGCGCTACTGGAATGGGGAAGTTCGTCCAGACGGACGACTTCAAAAACTTGAATGTTGGGTTCGCTCTCGATGAGGGCGTCGCATCCCCTAACGATGATTACCTGGTCTTCAATGGCGAAAGAATAATTTGGC ATGTGAAAATCACTTGTCCCGGAATTTCCGGTCACGGTTCCCTTCTGCTCCCGGACAACTGCGGCGAAAAG TTGCGGTACATAATCGATAAGTTCATGGACCTGCGTCAGGAGTCCGTCAAAAAGTTGGCTGACAACCCACAGCTAACCATCGGTGACGTCACTAGCGTCAACCTCACCATGATCTCc GGAGGTATACAG aacaatgtggtTCCTGAACAATTTACAGCCAGCTTCGACCTTCGCATAGCTCTGAACGTCGATTTAAAAGAATTCGAAAATAAG ATTCAGAGATGGTGTACTGAAGCTGGTCGCGGCGTCACGTACGAGTTTAAGCAGAAGGATCCTTACACCACACCAACTCAGCTAGACGACGCTAACATTTACTGGAAAGCGTTCAAACAAACCGCACAGGAACT GAGAATGTCAATTAAGCCTCAAACATTTACGGGAGGCACCGACAGCCGCTATCTTCGGGAACTTGGCATCCCGGCGCTGGGCTTCTCGCCGATACACAACACCACGCCCGCGCTGCACGAGCACGACGAGCATCTAGGCTTGGACGTCTTCATCAATGGAATAGCGGTGTACCAGAGCATCATAAGAGCTGTAGCTAATGCCTAA